One window of the Primulina eburnea isolate SZY01 chromosome 18, ASM2296580v1, whole genome shotgun sequence genome contains the following:
- the LOC140819748 gene encoding iron-sulfur cluster assembly protein 1-like — translation MLRHAANRVLGQGLRPTATSPATVAVRMYHERVVDHYNNPRNVGSFDKSDPNVGTGLVGAPACGDVMKLQIRVDEESGKIVDACFKTFGCGSAIASSSVATEWVKGKQMEEVLSIKNTEIAKHLSLPPVKLHCSMLAEDAIKAAVKDYDAKRSKSSGGQAAAPVEKAADA, via the exons ATGTTGAGGCACGCAGCTAATAGGGTTCTCGGCCAAGGGCTACGACCTACGGCGACTTCCCCTGCGACGGTCGCGGTGCGCATGTACCACGAGAGGGTGGTGGATCACTACAACAACCCTCGGAACGTCGGATCGTTCGATAAGAGCGATCCGAATGTCGGGACTGGGCTGGTGGGAGCCCCTGCTTGTGGCGACGTCATGAAATTGCAGATTAGAGTCGATGAGGAGAGTGGGAAAATCGTCGATGCTTGTTTTAAGACCTTTGGGTGCGGCTCTGCTATCGCCTCTTCTTCCGTTG CCACCGAATGGGTGAAAGGTAAACAGATGGAGGAAGTCCTGTCAATCAAGAATAC AGAAATTGCAAAACATCTTTCTCTTCCACCTGTGAAACTCCACTGCAGCATGCTTGCTGAGGATGCAATAAAGGCTGCTGTCAAAGATTACGATGCCAAGCGTTCCAAGTCAAGCGGAGGTCAGGCAGCCGCTCCTGTGGAGAAAGCTGCTGATGCCTGA
- the LOC140819768 gene encoding triose phosphate/phosphate translocator, non-green plastid, chloroplastic-like, giving the protein MQSAAVAFSSHSLSLSANPGKLAAARRFNARSFLRHSEWPHFGNVTSTVFSSSSSTPISCSMRRSGWISSSNPAPKSDLVPLRATAEGADAAEVPQSKSVSDTLVLGTLFGLWYLFNIYFNIYNKQVLKVYPYPVTVSLVQFAVGAVIVFLMWTLNIYKRPAISGSQLVAILPLAVVHTLGNLFTNMSLGKVAVSFTHTIKAMEPFFSVVLSAMFLGEFPTIWVVFSLLPIVGGVGLASMTEASFNWAGFWSAMASNLTNQSRNVLSKKFMVKKEESLDNITLFAVITIMSFIIMIPTAIFMEGIKFTPSYLHAAGLNVKQICIRSLLAALSFHAYQQVSYMILQRVSPVTHSVGNCVKRVVVIVSSVIFFRTAVSPVNAFGTGIALAGVFLYSRVKRIKPKPKEA; this is encoded by the exons ATGCAAAGCGCGGCCGTTGCATTCTCCTCCCATTCGCTCTCTCTCTCCGCCAATCCTGGTAAGCTCGCCGCCGCCCGCAGGTTCAATGCTCGCTCTTTTTTGCGGCACTCGGAATGGCCACATTTCGGGAATGTCACCTCAACGGTCTTTTCCTCTTCATCGTCCACGCCGATTTCCTGCTCGATGAGGCGAAGCGGCTGGATTTCCAGCTCGAATCCGGCGCCGAAGTCCGATTTGGTTCCACTTCGGGCCACAGCGGAGGGCGCGGACGCTGCTGAGGTGCCGCAGTCGAAGAGTGTGTCGGATACTTTGGTGCTCGGAACGCTGTTCGGGCTTTGGTACCTGTttaatatttacttcaatatctACAACAAGCAG GTTCTCAAAGTTTATCCATATCCAGTAACAGTCTCTCTAGTTCAATTTGCCGTCGGGGCTGTTATTGTTTTTTTGATGTGGACCTTGAATATCTACAAGCGGCCTGCAATCAGTGGTTCCCAG CTTGTTGCAATTCTTCCATTGGCAGTCGTTCACACTTTAGGAAATCTATTCACCAATATGAGTCTAGGAAAAGTAGCTGTTTCATTCACTCATACAATTAAAGCAATGGAGCCATTCTTCTCAGTTGTCCTTTCTGCAATGTTCTTGGGAGAG TTTCCCACAATATGGGTTGTTTTCTCTCTTTTACCAATTGTTGGTGGAGTTGGTTTGGCATCAATGACTGAGGCCTCTTTTAATTG GGCTGGTTTTTGGAGTGCAATGGCCTCAAATTTGACGAATCAGTCTCGCAATGTCCTTAGCAAGAAGTTTATGGTCAAGAAAGAG GAGTCCTTGGACAACATTACTTTATTTGCAGTTATCACTATTATGTCCTTTATCATTATGATACCAACTGCTATTTTCATGGAAGGAATCAAGTTTACTCCTTCATATCTACATGCTGCT GGGTTGAATGTCAAACAAATTTGCATTAGGTCCCTTCTGGCTGCTCTATCCTTCCATGCATATCAGCAG GTTTCTTATATGATACTACAACGCGTATCTCCTGTCACTCATTCTGTGGGGAACTGCGTCAAGCGTGTCGTGGTGATTGTGTCCTCTGTTATCTTCTTTCGCACAGCAGTTTCACCCGTCAATGCCTTTG GTACTGGAATAGCCCTTGCTGGAGTATTCCTATACTCGAGAGTGAAGCGCATCAAACCAAAGCCGAAGGAGGCTTGA
- the LOC140818967 gene encoding uncharacterized protein isoform X2 gives MGDQGDENNVLQKMEKRIEKKLKKGKTGKESVTGLYGIENVGWNEASEHEHRSQTEDITEMSRNPRKNKEKEANKEVKDAEAVDMEKDSSHGQLIGVYGEDGSEDARNQEKIKKKKSKNEACYFPRYEVGRLEGNEVLEKPVEEKVSKHKSGKAVKKEGKKQISMEIHNGGDREREYEDREQGGAFDDNIEGNVTEKVKAKKRKRGRTDGKDDYCIESQGNCAGAKESKIYDGSEENMTMENENKSKKMYESITEDLNDDFSKMVKRKKKKAAEDEHEGGDVEKHKRRKKKNKTYGNEVEEANTGNCAGAKESKIYDGSEENMTMENESKSKKMYESITEDLNDDFSKMVKRKKKKAVEDEHNEGGDVEKHKRRKKKNKTDGNEVEEANKGKNKKAKLVGNDLDDPTPSKSKKKVSFSGQVEVFPLSDDSNTKEIYDEENLLRGKRFTPEENEIVKAAVYRFIEDHDLGKDGLDMVLNCSKHPELRGCWKEIGAAIPYRPYSAVYYRAQVIFRRSESRKWTQEECDIILKYQELIGNEWKALADELGKHRWHVKDTWRRIKLQNMNKGQWTQKEYQNLFDLVNIDLQQKLSEEKRSKHGMLRDNISWTAISDKLSTRAQANCCIKWYKQLTSPMVAEGLWADSDDYRMLRKLYLMDAGCMEDVDWDTLLDHRSGDLCQKRWNQMVMHIGNYGTKPFSERVDLLAQRYCPELLEAREIWDNKPRVP, from the exons ATGGGAGATCAAGGAGATGAAAATAATGTGCTCCAGAAGATGGAGAAGAGGATTGAGAAAAAGTTGAAGAAAGGTAAAACTGGTAAAGAAAGTGTCACGGGATTGTATGGGATTGAGAATGTTGGTTGGAATGAGGCGAGTGAGCATGAGCATAGATCTCAGACCGAAGATATTACTGAAATGAGTAGGAATCCTAGAAAGAACAAAGAAAAGGAGGCAAATAAAGAAGTGAAAGATGCTGAGGCGGTTGACATGGAGAAGGATTCAAGTCACGGACAATTGATCGGTGTTTATGGTGAAGATGGCAGTGAGGATGCAAGGAATCAggaaaaaataaagaagaaaaagaGTAAAAACGAGGCATGCTATTTCCCAAGATACGAGGTTGGGAGACTTGAGGGAAACGAGGTTCTAGAAAAGCCAGTGGAAGAAAAAGTTTCCAAACATAAAAGTGGCAAAGCAGTTAAGAAAGAAGGGAAGAAACAAATATCAATGGAAATCCATAACGGTGGCGACAGAGAGAGAGAATATGAAGACCGAGAACAGGGTGGGGCATTTGATGATAATATTGAAGGTAATGTTACTGAGAAGGTTAAGGCGAAGAAAAGGAAGAGAGGAAGAACAGATGGCAAGGATGATTATTGCATAGAGTCACAAG GTAATTGTGCTGGAGCTAAGGAGTCCAAAATTTATGATGGTTCGGAGGAAAATATGACAATGGAAAATGAAAATAAGAGTAAAAAAATGTATGAGTCGATCACCGAGGACCTCAACGATGATTTTTCTAAAATGGTTAAGAGAAAGAAAAAGAAGGCTGCAGAGGATGAACACGAGGGTGGAGATGTGGAGAAACATAAAAGAAGGAAGAAAAAGAACAAGACGTATGGTAATGAAGTCGAAGAGGCAAACACAGGTAATTGTGCTGGAGCTAAGGAGTCCAAAATTTATGATGGTTCGGAGGAAAATATGACAATGGAAAATGAAAGTAAGAGTAAAAAAATGTATGAGTCGATCACCGAGGACCTCAACGATGATTTTTCTAAAATGGTTAAGAGAAAGAAAAAGAAGGCTGTAGAGGATGAACACAACGAGGGTGGAGATGTGGAGAAACATAAAAGAAGGAAGAAAAAGAACAAGACTGATGGTAATGAAGTAGAAGAGGCAAATAAAGGTAAGAATAAAAAGGCCAAACTAGTGGGTAATGATTTAGATGATCCTACGCCTTCCAAAAGTAAGAAGAAGGTGAGTTTTTCTGGTCAGGTTGAGGTTTTCCCTCTTTCTGATGATTCCAATACCAAGGAGATATATGATGAAGAGAACCTACTGCGAGGTAAACGGTTCACTCCAGAGGAAAACGAGATTGTCAAAGCGGCTGTTTATCGTTTCATAGAGGATCATGATTTGGGTAAAGATGGTTTGGACATGGTTTTAAATTGTAGTAAGCACCCTGAGTTGAGAGGTTGTTGGAAAGAGATAGGAGCTGCCATACCCTATAGGCCATATAGTGCTGTCTATTATCGTGCTCAAGTCATATTTCGAAGGTCTGAGAGCCGAAAATGGACTCAAGAAGAGTGCGATATAATTCTGAAGTACCAGGAGCTTATTGGTAACGAGTGGAAGGCATTGGCTGATGAACTTGGCAAACATAGATGGCATGTAAAGGATACTTGGCGTAGAATAAAACTGCAAAACATGAATAAAGGACAGTGGACACAGAAAGAGTATCAGAACCTTTTTGATCTGGTGAACATCGATCTGCAACAGAAACTCTCTGAAGAGAAAAGATCGAAACATGGGATGCTGCGGGATAACATCTCTTGGACAGCAATTAGCGATAAATTATCCACTCGAGCTCAAGCAAATTGTTGCATAAAGTGGTATAAACAGTTGACATCACCTATGGTGGCTGAAGGCTTGTGGGCTGACTCTGACGACTATCGCATGCTGAGAAAGCTTTATCTCATGGATGCAGGCTGCATGGAAGATGTGGACTGGGATACTCTTCTTGATCACAGATCTGGAGACTTGTGTCAGAAGCGTTGGAACCAAATGGTTATGCACATCGGTAACTATGGTACCAAGCCATTTTCGGAACGTGTTGATTTGTTGGCACAACGATATTGCCCAGAACTTCTAGAGGCCAGAGAAATCTGGGATAACAAACCGAGAGTTCCTTAA
- the LOC140818967 gene encoding uncharacterized protein isoform X1, whose translation MGDQGDENNVLQKMEKRIEKKLKKGKTGKESVTGLYGIENVGWNEASEHEHRSQTEDITEMSRNPRKNKEKEANKEVKDAEAVDMEKDSSHGQLIGVYGEDGSEDARNQEKIKKKKSKNEACYFPRYEVGRLEGNEVLEKPVEEKVSKHKSGKAVKKEGKKQISMEIHNGGDREREYEDREQGGAFDDNIEGNVTEKVKAKKRKRGRTDGKDDYCIESQGNRAGAMESKVYDGSEENMTMENGSKSKKMYESITEDVNDDFSKMVKRKKKKAVEDEHNEGGDVEKHKRRKKKNKTYGSDVEEANKGNCAGAKESKIYDGSEENMTMENENKSKKMYESITEDLNDDFSKMVKRKKKKAAEDEHEGGDVEKHKRRKKKNKTYGNEVEEANTGNCAGAKESKIYDGSEENMTMENESKSKKMYESITEDLNDDFSKMVKRKKKKAVEDEHNEGGDVEKHKRRKKKNKTDGNEVEEANKGKNKKAKLVGNDLDDPTPSKSKKKVSFSGQVEVFPLSDDSNTKEIYDEENLLRGKRFTPEENEIVKAAVYRFIEDHDLGKDGLDMVLNCSKHPELRGCWKEIGAAIPYRPYSAVYYRAQVIFRRSESRKWTQEECDIILKYQELIGNEWKALADELGKHRWHVKDTWRRIKLQNMNKGQWTQKEYQNLFDLVNIDLQQKLSEEKRSKHGMLRDNISWTAISDKLSTRAQANCCIKWYKQLTSPMVAEGLWADSDDYRMLRKLYLMDAGCMEDVDWDTLLDHRSGDLCQKRWNQMVMHIGNYGTKPFSERVDLLAQRYCPELLEAREIWDNKPRVP comes from the coding sequence ATGGGAGATCAAGGAGATGAAAATAATGTGCTCCAGAAGATGGAGAAGAGGATTGAGAAAAAGTTGAAGAAAGGTAAAACTGGTAAAGAAAGTGTCACGGGATTGTATGGGATTGAGAATGTTGGTTGGAATGAGGCGAGTGAGCATGAGCATAGATCTCAGACCGAAGATATTACTGAAATGAGTAGGAATCCTAGAAAGAACAAAGAAAAGGAGGCAAATAAAGAAGTGAAAGATGCTGAGGCGGTTGACATGGAGAAGGATTCAAGTCACGGACAATTGATCGGTGTTTATGGTGAAGATGGCAGTGAGGATGCAAGGAATCAggaaaaaataaagaagaaaaagaGTAAAAACGAGGCATGCTATTTCCCAAGATACGAGGTTGGGAGACTTGAGGGAAACGAGGTTCTAGAAAAGCCAGTGGAAGAAAAAGTTTCCAAACATAAAAGTGGCAAAGCAGTTAAGAAAGAAGGGAAGAAACAAATATCAATGGAAATCCATAACGGTGGCGACAGAGAGAGAGAATATGAAGACCGAGAACAGGGTGGGGCATTTGATGATAATATTGAAGGTAATGTTACTGAGAAGGTTAAGGCGAAGAAAAGGAAGAGAGGAAGAACAGATGGCAAGGATGATTATTGCATAGAGTCACAAGGTAATCGTGCTGGAGCTATGGAGTCCAAAGTTTATGATGGTTCGGAGGAAAATATGACAATGGAAAATGGAAGTAAGAGTAAAAAAATGTATGAGTCGATCACCGAGGACGTCAACGATGATTTTTCTAAAATGGTTAAGAGAAAGAAAAAGAAGGCTGTAGAGGATGAACATAACGAGGGTGGAGATGTGGAGAAACATAAAAGAAGGAAGAAAAAGAACAAGACTTATGGTAGTGACGTAGAAGAGGCAAACAAAGGTAATTGTGCTGGAGCTAAGGAGTCCAAAATTTATGATGGTTCGGAGGAAAATATGACAATGGAAAATGAAAATAAGAGTAAAAAAATGTATGAGTCGATCACCGAGGACCTCAACGATGATTTTTCTAAAATGGTTAAGAGAAAGAAAAAGAAGGCTGCAGAGGATGAACACGAGGGTGGAGATGTGGAGAAACATAAAAGAAGGAAGAAAAAGAACAAGACGTATGGTAATGAAGTCGAAGAGGCAAACACAGGTAATTGTGCTGGAGCTAAGGAGTCCAAAATTTATGATGGTTCGGAGGAAAATATGACAATGGAAAATGAAAGTAAGAGTAAAAAAATGTATGAGTCGATCACCGAGGACCTCAACGATGATTTTTCTAAAATGGTTAAGAGAAAGAAAAAGAAGGCTGTAGAGGATGAACACAACGAGGGTGGAGATGTGGAGAAACATAAAAGAAGGAAGAAAAAGAACAAGACTGATGGTAATGAAGTAGAAGAGGCAAATAAAGGTAAGAATAAAAAGGCCAAACTAGTGGGTAATGATTTAGATGATCCTACGCCTTCCAAAAGTAAGAAGAAGGTGAGTTTTTCTGGTCAGGTTGAGGTTTTCCCTCTTTCTGATGATTCCAATACCAAGGAGATATATGATGAAGAGAACCTACTGCGAGGTAAACGGTTCACTCCAGAGGAAAACGAGATTGTCAAAGCGGCTGTTTATCGTTTCATAGAGGATCATGATTTGGGTAAAGATGGTTTGGACATGGTTTTAAATTGTAGTAAGCACCCTGAGTTGAGAGGTTGTTGGAAAGAGATAGGAGCTGCCATACCCTATAGGCCATATAGTGCTGTCTATTATCGTGCTCAAGTCATATTTCGAAGGTCTGAGAGCCGAAAATGGACTCAAGAAGAGTGCGATATAATTCTGAAGTACCAGGAGCTTATTGGTAACGAGTGGAAGGCATTGGCTGATGAACTTGGCAAACATAGATGGCATGTAAAGGATACTTGGCGTAGAATAAAACTGCAAAACATGAATAAAGGACAGTGGACACAGAAAGAGTATCAGAACCTTTTTGATCTGGTGAACATCGATCTGCAACAGAAACTCTCTGAAGAGAAAAGATCGAAACATGGGATGCTGCGGGATAACATCTCTTGGACAGCAATTAGCGATAAATTATCCACTCGAGCTCAAGCAAATTGTTGCATAAAGTGGTATAAACAGTTGACATCACCTATGGTGGCTGAAGGCTTGTGGGCTGACTCTGACGACTATCGCATGCTGAGAAAGCTTTATCTCATGGATGCAGGCTGCATGGAAGATGTGGACTGGGATACTCTTCTTGATCACAGATCTGGAGACTTGTGTCAGAAGCGTTGGAACCAAATGGTTATGCACATCGGTAACTATGGTACCAAGCCATTTTCGGAACGTGTTGATTTGTTGGCACAACGATATTGCCCAGAACTTCTAGAGGCCAGAGAAATCTGGGATAACAAACCGAGAGTTCCTTAA
- the LOC140819248 gene encoding uncharacterized protein, whose amino-acid sequence MVAKRGSGRVTSASSRPRRGPEPSRAETIQEQPHLETRQKQPRQETRTEQPLHETRVEQPYPNENVGNLTLEQLGQFITRTVDEAMKRNQESMFAEDQAARQEREENVEGSQSRVEETRPRPSEENPEMEEMWREIRTLRQQLGNRAAAPKKGSPFSLAILEEGLPPNFRQSNVGEYDGHTDPEEHLGRFENVALLHQYSDEVRCRVFLGTLVRSAQQWFNTLQPSSIRSFEDFSAAFLHRFASSKKYQKNYLSLFVVKQQEAETLREFVQRFNNVALEIPAATPDIMISAFTQGLRGGEFFKSLVKKPPSSYDDLLVRAEKYVNLEDAQQHKRMEQRPGGGRVEGVERGGRKRGTGEREEDRTRGRGRFSSHVHLDRSHDKVMEVGESEGRWEKSQRIESRARLPSRDRQEGSASGSRPRSRLSPRRGQGPPWVHQRIEGSRRESRGQDVPREHAEPRRGMNKDNHPTRGMIHMISGGATDGDSGRAGKARGRMLENFEIYRGADLPQDTVISFGPEDLRGIVAPHNDALVVTATIANYDVAKIFVDNGSSVNVLFKSTLDQMKVERFEFEPVSTPLYGFSGHAISPLGQIVLPLSLGTDPRRVTKMIAFTVVDTLSEYNGNLGRPALKGFKAVASTYHQKLKFPIGKEVGALCGDQMVARRCYEGIVKEDGKKASVELNMIRKGRNE is encoded by the coding sequence ATGGTAGCTAAGAGAGGGAGTGGAAGAGTTACCTCAGCATCATCACGTCCTCGGAGGGGACCTGAACCATCTCGTGCTGAGACAATACAGGAACAGCCGCATCTTGAGACAAGACAGAAGcaacctcgtcaagagacaAGAACCGAGCAGCCCCTTCACGAGACAAGGGTCGAGCAACCCTATCCCAATGAGaatgtggggaacttgaccctAGAACAGTTGGGTCAATTTATCACCCGGACAGTGGATGAGGCCATGAAGAGGAATCAAGAGTCTATGTTTGCAGAAGATCAGGCCGCTCGCCAGGAGCGAGAGGAGAATGTGGAGGGAAGTCAGAGTAGGGTGGAGGAGACGCGACCCCGCCCAAGTGAGGAGAATCCGGAGATGGAAGAGATGTGGAGGGAGATACGGACGCTGAGGCAGCAATTGGGAAACAGAGCTGCAGCCCCCAAGAAAGGAAGTCCTTTTTCCCTCGCCATTTTGGAAGAGGGGCTTCCTCCAAATTTCCGACAGTCAAACGTTGGAGAATACGATGGACATACAGACCCCGAAGAACACTTGGGGAGATTTGAGAATGTGGCTCTGTTGCACCAGTATTCAGATGAGGTCAGGTGCAGGGTTTTTCTGGGCACGTTGGTGAGGTCAGCCCAGCAATGGTTTAACACTTTGCAGCCCAGCTCTATACGTTCTTTTGAGGACTTCTCAGCTGCTTTCTTGCACCGATTTGCTAGCAGCAAGAAATACCAAAAAAACTATTTAAGCCTGTTTGTGGTGAAACAACAAGAAGCTGAAACTTTACGAGAGTTTGTTCAGCGTTTCAACAACGTAGCATTAGAGATACCAGCGGCCACTcctgacatcatgataagtgccttTACCCAGGGACTTAGAGGAGGAGAATTTTTCAAATCGCTTGTCAAGAAACCTCCGTCGAGCTATGATGATTTGTTAGTTCGGGcggaaaaatatgtaaatctaGAGGATGCCCAGCAGCACAAGAGGATGGAGCAGCGACCCGGAGGAGGAAGAGTTGAGGGAGTAGAGAGAGGAGGAAGGAAGAGGGGTACAGGTGAAAGGGAGGAGGATAGAACTAGAGGTAGAGGACGGTTCTCATCTCATGTTCATCTGGATAGAAGTCATGACAAGGTGATGGAGGTGGGAGAGTCCGAGGGGAGGTGGGAGAAGTCGCAAAGGATTGAGAGCAGGGCTAGATTGCCTTCGCGGGACAGACAAGAAGGATCCGCATCCGGGAGTCGACCGAGGTCTCGCCTGTCCCCTAGACGTGGTCAAGGTCCTCCATGGGTACATCAGAGGATCGAGGGGTCGAGGAGAGAAAGTCGAGGTCAGGATGTCCCTCGAGAGCACGCAGAACCGAGGAGAGGAATGAACAAGGATAACCACCCTacgagaggaatgattcatatgatctcgggaGGTGCTACTGATGGAGACTCTGGGCGAGCTGGGAAAGCACGTGGGAGAATGTTGGAGAACTTTGAGATATATAGGGGTGCAGACTTACCACAAGACACCGTCATCAGTTTTGGGCCAGAAGACCTTCGAGGCATCGTGGCTCCTcataacgatgccttggtggtGACGGCCACCATTGCCAATTATGATGTGGCAAAGATATTTGTTGATAATGGAAGCTCCGTGAACGTCTTGTTCAAGAGCACGTTGGATCAAATGAAGGTGGAAAGATTTGAGTTTGAGCCGGTCTCCACCCCGTTGTATGGGTTTTCAGGACACGCCATCTCACCTTTGGGTCAGATTGTGCTTCCCCTATCCTTGGGGACTGATCCTCGGCGGGTAACAAAAATGATAGCGTTCACCGTGGTGGATACCCTTTCAGAGTACAATGGAAATTTGGGGCGACCAGCTCTAAAGGGTTTCAAAGCTGTAGCGTCCACATATCATCAGAAGTTGAAGTTTCCTATAGGGAAGGAGGTTGGAGCCTTATGCGGGGACCAGATGGTCGCGCGTCGGTGTTATGAGGGGATAGTGAAAGAAGATGGGAAGAAAGCGAGTGTGGAGCTTAACATGATTAGGAAAGGAAGAAATGAGTAA
- the LOC140819840 gene encoding probable protein phosphatase 2C 25 codes for MTSCTVAASNSPVFSPSSSSCMCSPKSCSSPRLFRVQKTSSPSGLIRASAGGDFPAVLKRKRPPRLDIPMVLVDSSVKRETAAAEWVEVEGDGFSVCCKKGRREVMEDRYAAVVDLHGDSDQAFFGVFDGHGGVKAAEFAAENLVKNVVHELERREDDEGIESAVKKGFLTTDSEFLMQDQQGGTCCVTALITQGNLVVSNAGDCRAVISRGGVAESLTSDHRPSREDERDRIEALGGFVENRNGVWRVLGTLAVSRAIGDQYLKQWITAEPDTRIIMLKPEQEFLLLASDGLWDKVSNQEAIDIARPLVTNLEKPMALSACKKLVDLSASRGAIDDITVMLIQLPKFANTSVNLPE; via the exons ATGACTTCTTGTACTGTTGCAGCGTCAAATTCTCCGGTTTTTTCACCTTCTTCGTCTTCTTGTATGTGTTCTCCGAAGTCTTGTTCGTCTCCGAGGCTTTTTCGGGTCCAGAAAACGTCTTCGCCAAGTGGGCTCATCAGGGCTTCGGCTGGTGGTGATTTTCCGGCTGTTTTGAAGAGGAAGAGGCCGCCAAGATTGGATATTCCGATGGTTTTGGTGGATTCGTCGGTGAAAAGGGAGACAGCGGCGGCGGAGTGGGTGGAGGTGGAGGGAGATGGGTTTTCCGTGTGTTGTAAGAAGGGGAGGAGGGAGGTGATGGAGGATCGGTACGCTGCTGTTGTTGATCTTCATGGTGATTCGGATCAG GCTTTCTTTGGTGTTTTTGATGGGCATGGAGGCGTAAAAGCTGCTGAGTTTGCAGCCGAGAACTTGGTCAAGAACGTCGTACATGAATTAGAAAGAAGGGAAGACGACGAAGGAATTGAATCCGCGGTTAAGAAAGGTTTCTTGACCACGGATTCCGAATTTCTCATGCAAGATCAGCAGGGTGGAACATGCTGTGTGACAGCATTGATTACACAAGGCAATCTAGTTGTATCCAATGCCGGTGACTGTCGTGCAGTCATCAGCAGAGGTGGGGTTGCTGAGTCGCTCACTTCTGATCACCGCCCTTCTCGTGAAGACGAGAGAGACAGAATTGAGGCACTG GGTGGATTTGTTGAAAACCGCAATGGTGTCTGGAGAGTTTTAGGAACTTTGGCAGTCTCCAGAGCTATTGGAGACCAGTACCTTAAGCAATGGATCACGGCAGAACCAGACACACGGATCATTATGCTTAAACCCGAGCAGGAGTTCCTTCTTCTAGCTTCGGATGGACTATGGGATAAG GTCAGCAATCAAGAAGCCATTGATATCGCCCGACCTCTGGTCACAAACCTTGAGAAGCCGATGGCACTGTCTGCCTGTAAAAAACTTGTCGATCTTTCAGCTTCGAGAGGCGCCATTGACGACATAACTGTGATGCTTATTCAACTTCCAAAATTTGCTAACACATCGGTGAATTTGCCCGAGTAA